The region TTTCATAAAAGTATATTAAAGAAACAATTACCAGCGTTAATAATGAACTGTTTTTTCTGCCGGCTTATTAAATGGCAATCTTAGTTGAGTATGAATTTGCCTTTTGCAACCTCAATGTCATTTGAATATATCTGATAAAAATAAATGCCTTTAGCAAGTCCGTTTCTTTTAAAAATATAATCTGAAGTATTGATATTAATGGCGTCAAACATTTTTTTGCCATCCAAAGATTTAATGATTAATGTTTTTAGATTATTGTTCTCGAAAGTAAACTTTAAATAATCGCTTGCCGGGTTTGGATAAATAGTAATGTTGTTATTCTTCAGATTATTTATTCCTGTAGTGTTTGTACAATAGTTTATTGTTCCATTCCATACACGGTCAGCAAACAGGCTGTTGAATGGATAGGTGATGCCATTACCCTCAAATATTTTCAATGCACCATTATCAATATACAAGGTTCCGGAGCCAACACCATTAGTGTATTTTAATCCGCTTGAACCACCGTTGGTGTTGGTTACATAAAATGCAACAGTGTCACCAGCATTCATGGTAATATTCATAGCAATCGGAATAAAGGTAGGCATGTCTATACCTGCGCTAACTACACTGGCGCTTCCTAAAAGTGTCCAGGCTGTAGGGTCTTGCAGGTAGAAAACCCTTGAACCATATTTGTAATATATTTCAAAAACACCCGATGCTACAGACAGGTTGGTGTAGATTCCATTGATTACTAAATTACTGTCTGCAATAACATCAAACATGGCTCCGGCAAGACCATTATTAGAGGAATAGGTAGTTGTTATAGAATCACATCCCGGTAAAGCACTTGTAATTTTTGACTGATTAACAATTGCCTGATTTTTTTGGGTATAAACAATTTCAGTGCTTTTTAGATTAGCATTTATTTCATCAATGTTGGTGGTGTTGCTTTGTGCATGAATATTTGCATTTACAAATAAACATGAGAGGAGTCCGAGTAAACTTTTTTTCATAATTTATAAATTTGAAACAAATATAAGATAAAAAAGCAAAAATCCCGGTACAGACATGCACCGGGATTTTTGTTTTTAGAGAATGTTTGAATTCTTAATTTTCAAAGTTCATTTTGATATTAATAATCCATTCCGCCCATTCCGCCCGGCATAGCAGGCATAGCAGGTTTGTCTTCTTTAATGTCGGCAAGTACACACTCTGTTGTGAGTAACATTCCGGCAACAGAAGCTGCATTTTCCAGAGCAACACGTGTTACTTTAGTAGGATCTATTACACCGGCAGTATGCATGTTTTCATATTTGTCTGAGCGTGCATTGTAACCAAAGTCGTCTTTGCCTTCTTTTACCTTTTGTACTACAATACTTCCTTCAATTCCGGCATTGCTCACAATCTGACGTAATGGCTCTTCAAGCGCACGTTTGATAATGGCAATTCCAGTTGTTTCATCATCGTTATCACCTTTAAGTTTATCTAAGGCTGTAATAGCACGAATGTATGCTACACCACCACCGGCAACAATACCTTCTTCAACTGCTGCACGTGTGGCATGCAATGCATCGTCAACACGGTCTTTCTTTTCTTTCATTTCAACTTCAGTAGCTGCACCAACATACAGAACGGCAACACCACCTGCTAATTTTGCTAAACGCTCCTGAAGTTTTTCTTTGTCATAGTCAGAGGTAGTTGTTTCTATCTGTGCTTTAATCTGATTAACACGCGCAGTGATGTCAGCTTTTTTTCCTGCACCGCCAACGATTGTTGTGTTGTCTT is a window of Bacteroidia bacterium DNA encoding:
- a CDS encoding T9SS type A sorting domain-containing protein — encoded protein: MKKSLLGLLSCLFVNANIHAQSNTTNIDEINANLKSTEIVYTQKNQAIVNQSKITSALPGCDSITTTYSSNNGLAGAMFDVIADSNLVINGIYTNLSVASGVFEIYYKYGSRVFYLQDPTAWTLLGSASVVSAGIDMPTFIPIAMNITMNAGDTVAFYVTNTNGGSSGLKYTNGVGSGTLYIDNGALKIFEGNGITYPFNSLFADRVWNGTINYCTNTTGINNLKNNNITIYPNPASDYLKFTFENNNLKTLIIKSLDGKKMFDAININTSDYIFKRNGLAKGIYFYQIYSNDIEVAKGKFILN